A region of the Oceaniferula marina genome:
AGACTGCACCTGACTTGTTTCCAATTCCTTTGTAGTGCTTTGCATTTTTGGGATGCAAGCGCACTTGCGTTGCATCCTGAAGAATGACCCGGGAGAACTTCACAGGAATGAGCCCCTTATGCTTTGGCTTGTGGAGATCTGTTCCGACCAAAGCAAGGCACTCTTGCATGAATTTCAACCCTTGTGAGCTAAAGCGATAGGCTAGCCCCTGCCTGGTCAGAGTCCTCACTTCGGTTGCTCCCAATGAAGTGGCTAGTTGGCTTAATGACCCCTTGCCTCCAGTCACTGCTTTAAGAAGAGAAAGAAGAAATCCCGAGGCTGAAAACCCCTGAGTGCGACGCTTGATAAATCCTACCTGCTTCGCTAAACTTTCGATCTCATCCCGAGTGAGATTCAATGTGGCGGCAGGCTGGGTCGAGTGACCTCGGTAGTTTTGAATAGGCATACCAAGCGTGCCGCCACACCTGAGGAGTCAAGAGTTTTTATGATTTATTTTAAGCTAATTGACTTATATTCAGCGGGTTAAGCCCTTATTTTGACGCCAATGACTACTTGGTATAAGCTGGAATTCCCGCCGGCGAATTCCAGAGTTTCAAGGTTTCAAAGGTTCCGGCATTCCAGAAGCTTCGCGACATGCTTGGCAATCACATCAGCCTCGAGGTTGACCCGCTGGCCCATTTCGGCGTCGTTCAATCTGGTTTTTTCCATGGTATGCGGAATGATCCAGAACACCGCGCTATCCTCGGTCAGTTCCGCAATCGTCAGTGAAATGCCATCGATCGCCAGAGAGCCTTTGTCGATACACAACGGCATCATTGCCGCCGGCAATGCGATCTCGAGACGGTAATCTCCACCGTGCGGCGACAAATCGATAATCTCACCGGTATCATCCACGTGCCCTTGGACAAAGTGGCCACCAAATCGGTCACCTGCCAGCATCGCCCGCTCCAGGTTCACCAAACGCCCCTCCGTTAGTTCTCCCAGCGAGGTCACATTCAGTGTCTGCTGCAAGACATCAAAACTGGCAGCATGTTGGTCGTGCCAAGTCACCGTCAGGCAGCAGCCGTTGACCGCGACAGACTCCCCATCTTGCAATTCAGAAGCAAACGGAATCTGCAAGGTGATTCGCGCCTGTTCATCGCGCGGTTCGATTGACAGAACCTTGCCGGTAGCCTCTACAAGTCCAGTGAACATGGTCAGATTATAGTTACAACTCAGTGAGATTCAGAGGCATCGGGCAAAGGCTGATTCAACTCCTCTTTCATTTGTTTAAGTGCCTTTTTATCTTCACCAAAGATATCTTTGATACCCGGATCCGGGATACACATCATGTAAATTGAGACAATCACAGTCGGGATAAGAGCCCCCATCAACAGCTTGCCTGGTGAAACCCCGTCACCGAAGAACCGGCCAAGCAAGGCCTGACCAGCCGGGTTCGGAGCGTTGGCAATCACGGTCAGGCCTCCACCCGAAACAGCACCGGCAAGGACCGCATACTTCAAAGTAGGCCCCAAACCATCCACCTGGCTGGCGAGGAAGGTAATCGCGGCGTTATCGTTAAAGGACGTCAAAACCACCGAACCGACAAATAGCGGCCACTCACCTAAACCGCTCGTCAACAGTGGAGCGAGCCACCACCCCTGTAGGCCACCGTGGATCACAAGACCGGCAAGGAAAAAGCCAACCAGAATAGGACCACGCAGCATCACCTCAGTCTGGTGATGTTCCGTTGCCTGACGGAAGGCGAGGAAAAACAAAAAGCCTCCGATAAACATTGCCGGAGTGTGTGAGAAATACACGGTCCAAGCCATAAACCCAAGGTGGGAAATCGTGACCCAAAGCGGAACCGGATGGTTATTTTCCTGCAAGTCGCCCTTACCATCCTCGTTGTGGTCTTCAAGCTTCCCGCTCATGCTGTTGAGTTCTTTGCGGAAAAAGAAATAATACAGCAAGGTTGAGGTAATGATACCAATTATAGCCTTATCGCCATAATGCATCATCATGTCCATTGAGCTCAGGTCCCACTTGGAAGCCACCATCAAGACCGGTGGAGCCGCAAAATTCGTCAACACACCACCAACCGAAACATTCACGAATAACAAACCAATCGTAGCATAGGCAAACTTGGCGGTTGGCTTCAAACTGTAGAACTTTTTAGCGAGCAGCATCGCGGCAATGGTCATGGCACCAGGCTCGGTGATGAAGGAGCCCAATATCGGAGCCACAATCATAATCGACAACCACCAGGCGGCCGGGGTCTCTTTTCCCCAACGCGCAAAAAAACCGAGACAAGCCTCAGCAAAGCGTAATACCGGGCGGGTCGAAGCCAGAGCCATGATCACCACCACAAACATCGGTTCGGTAAAATTCACCGTCTTGATATAATTCTCAGCCGAAGAAACATCATAGAAAGAAGCAATCGCAGCAATCAAGGCAATCACCCAGATCCCGAAAATCGCCTCAATTTCGCCAAAGAAATGAAGAAACGTAGCCTTAAAACTTACCAAATCACGGGCGGTCGTCTTCTTCCCTTCAGCTTCCCGCTTTCTGCGGACCCGGGCATCGTGGTCGTGCTGCACCTGATGCGCATACTTCGTCAGAGGAACAGCAAAAAAGGTGTGAATGATCGCACAGACGAAAATGATACTGGCCACCAAAAGGAACGGCTCCTGCTCGACCCTGTAACTCAACCGTTCCCCGATTTCAGTCAAGCCCTTGGCCTTTTCTTCGGCTGCGAAGTTATCCATGCTGGTCTTAAACGCAGGCTGTTCTACTTCGTGACCTCCACCAGCGGCATAAACTGCCGGACCGCAGAGTGCGAACATCATCAACAAAATCGATAAAAATGGTTTGCTCATAGGTTTCCAGATGTCTAGCACAGCCCCCCATAATGGCAACGACGAAGTTCGACGCTGTCACAGTCAAAAATCAGTTTGCATCCTGCTTTATTTTGAAGAGGAAAACTCTTAGACTGGAAGCATGAGGGCCATCCCCAACGCCATGAAACGCCAGATCCGGCTCTGGCGACAGCGCGTTGCCAGGGAACTTACAGGAGAAAGCGTCAGTGGAATCAGCCCAAACAACCAAATCTCCCTGTATTTCGACGGAGATGAAGCCTACGAAGCGATGCTGCGCACCATCGCCACAGCCAAATACTCGATCCATCTGGAAATCTATATGTTTCTCTCGGATACGACGGGTTCCCGATTCGCCCATGCGCTGGCGGACAAAGCCAGACAAGGAGTCCCGGTCAGGGTCATCTACGATGCCATCGGGTCCTCCGCTGCCAGCGAGGCCCTATGGTCGGCAATGCGAGAGGCAGGAGTCGAACTCATCGAGTACAGACCGGTCTGGTTCTGGAAAAAAGGGGCAGGCATCCTTGGACGAAACCACCGGAAAAACCTGATTATCGACAGTCGTATCGCCTTCACCGGAGGTATGAACATCGGTGATGCATGGTCGGTCAAAGCCTCCGGAAACAAAGCCTGGCGCGACACCCAAATCAAAATCAAAGGTCCGGCGGCGCATGATATCAACGCCCTGTTCATCGACAGCTGGAACCACTGCTCCGAAACGCAAATCACCCCACCCCGTCCTCAAGATCTTACAAGCACCCCAAACAAAGCACACACAAACAACAAGCAGGAGACAAACGGCAGCCGCTGCATGGTGATCGGTAGTCGCGGACTGGGTAACCGCAAACACATTCGAAAACTCTACTCTGTCCACCTCGACCAAGCCAAACGCTCGGTCAGCATGACGGTCCCCTACTTTGTGCCCCCACGCCGACTCCGACACGCCATGTATCGGGCATGCCAGCGTGGCGTCAGCATCTCACTCCTCGTCCCCAGAGATTCAGATATCCGGGTGGTTGACTGGTTGCGGGAGGGCCTTTACCCCCGCCTTCTCAACCGGGGCATAAGCGTCAGGGAATATCTGGGCCCCACCCTGCATGCAAAAACCATGGTCTTGGATGACCACACGGCCATCATCGGATCCTCGAATTTCGATATTTTTTCAGTCCACATGAACCGGGAAACCGCCGTGGTCGTATTTGATGAAACCATCGCGGAAGCGATCAACCATCAGTGGAAACTCGATCTCAAACAATCAGCCACGGTTCAAAGCAACTGGCAAGGCCTGCGGCCGTGGTGGCGCCTGGCAATCTCCAAAATCGGATGTTTCCTGATTCGCCGACTCTAACATCATCAAACAAACGCAGAACAAATATCCGGTCTACCGACAGGGTGACGGCTCTTCTCCCACCCAGTCGTTGGCTACCTCGTCTTCACCATGATCTCGAACTGATTTTCGGCTGCACAAGGTTCTTCATCCCCGCCCGCTTCTTATCCTTGAAATACCCGATCTCCTCAGGAGAGTCGTCAAGCCAGCGAGATTCCCGCCCTTCGATCTTCACGGCCATCTTGGAAAAATCAATCGTCAGCGTTGCAAACAAGGGGTCACGGTAAGTTAGAAGTCGACGTTTTCCCCCGACCCAATAATAAGAAGCCGAATTTAAGTGAACATAGTGCACCCCACGAATTTCGAGGTGAGCATCAAGGTGTGAGTGACCGTTCACTGCCAGCAAGACTTTTTCCTGATGCTCTGATAGTATGGTCTGCAAATCTTCCGCATTATCAATACTGCCGTGTCCTGCAAGCGCTTGATGACTGAACACCACCACGGGAACGTCCGCTACCTTCAGTTCGTGTTCGAGCCATTTCTGTTGATCAGGCCCAATGTAACAATGGTATCCACCATGACTGGAATAAGTCGGAGACCCCCTGTCATTGCCATCCAGCACAATCACTTTCACCCCCTGCACCTCCATGGCATAATAGCGACCAGGCATCCCCCAGGCCTTGACGGCATCCTGGCGTTTCAATCCATGGTCGAGATCATGGTTTCCAATAACATGAATCACCTTTTCATGTGCTGCATTCAAGGTATCAGCGCTAGCTTGGTGTTTGGCATTGGGATAAGCAAAATCACCCAATTGAACCAAGGCATCGGGGTTCACCTGTTTCATCGCAGCCAAAAAAGAAGCCAAGCGTTGTTCCGCTCCTTCAATGAAACCGATATGCACATCGGCAATCAAACCAAAACATAAGGGCTTCGTCGGCACACGAAGCTTGGCGGCCATCGTGGGTGATACGCTCCATGCCAGCGCCGCACCGGCCATGGTGTGAAGTGATTTCCTCCGGGTCATCATGCGTGACATACGCTGACAACACCAAGTTCCTTACTTGGAAGTTTTCAGACACCGCGTATTCCCGCAAAACGCACCCCGGAGAACAGAGGAGCACCTTCCTATTTTGTTAGTAAACAACTCGACATACCGACAGAAGGTTCATCCATCACGCCTGTATCTCTTCGCCTCCGACATGGAATCCGATTTTACGTGCTGGCTTTTCCTCTTCAATCTTTCGGGTATAACAAAGGATCTGAAAACTCGACTGATGACTGATCAACATACAAGGAGTCCCGTTCAGACTCCCCTCCACCACCACGCTTGAATGGCCATCCTCTCCCAGAGTATGCACCAGCACAGCATCACCGTTAGACATCAGGGCGAAGATCACGGGCTCCTCATCCTCTGGTAGCCCCTCCCTCCATTTTGCCACCCGGTGCGCCAAACGTCGGATGAATTCACCTGACGACTCAAAACGATGCTTATGCTCCTCCGGCATAATCGAAAGAATTTCATGCACATTCGGAAGCCCGCTCGCCCCGGGCAAGGTCAAATACGGGCGACGCAATGATTGATCTTCAGCCATGCACTACTTCTATCGCATCACTGAAAAAAGCACGACTGCATTTTTAGAAAAAACACACAACAAAACGAATTCCAACACGTTCAACCACAGCTTGTGTCAGGATAAATAGCCCCCGAAAAAGCCTAACGCCGACGGAGCATCAACACAGCGAAAGCGCCCACCCCCAACAAGGCCGTCGAACTTGGTTCAGGAATAACGGTAATCGTGATTGTTGAAGGCCCGTTATATCTCGTATTATTCCGAATATAGAGACTATCTGCCGAAGTGACCGAATTGGACACACTGCGATCATCAATCACGATGGTATTTCCTCCATTCGGATCTAGGATGAGATCCGCGGTCCCCGCAACCAAATCAAGGTCCAAACGTACCGTTTTGATACTATCGGAGGAATACGAGTTACCAGATTCATAGTGGCGGGTCGATCCATCCAGGATGAAATACTTATCATTATTATTAAAATCCGCCCCAAATCCCACTGGCGTGCTTGAGCCCTGGCTCAAGCCCAACTGGAAAAATCCAGCCCCCATACGCCCAGTCACTTCAAAACGAACAAAGGTAGATCCTGCTGGAATATGGAACGAAAATTGAGCATCGTTAGGGCGAGTGATGGTATTGTCTCCATCATTCGTATTGCGAGAGTAGAGGTCACCACTGAACGAACCTGTTTGCCATCCAGCCAAATCACCCCCTATCCATCCATCGGAAGAAAGTAAAGTCCCTGCACTTCCAACGTTGGCTTCCATATCATACGTATAAATCGAAGCTGCAGAAATGGTGTGCAGCATACCTGCTGTCGCGAGGCCTATAAGAGATAATCGTTTCATTGTATAGATGATCATTGGGGTGGGCAAAAGAGAACTCAATCCACGCACATCTCAGATTTAATGCGCATGATAAAAATTCATTGGTTATTGATCCCAAAACCCCATGATAAATCAAACAAGATCCATAGAAAACAAGTCGCCGTTCCATATACGAACAACTTTACCTTTCTCGAGAACTGATCAATCTGTATCTGACCGCAGCAACGCTACTCTATACGACTTGGCAAAACAGACGAAGCGGTTGGATGCTTGGATGGGGTATTCGCAAATGCACTGCGTGATCTGATTGAATACCGAAAAAAACGCCATGCCCGAATCCCGGACATGGCGTTTGCAGAAAATGAAAGATTGGCTCTACTTAACCTCGCCGTCAACGAGTGTCTTCCAGACGCCAAAATCCTTATCGAGGATAACGATATCGGCGCAGAACCCAGGTTCAAGTTTGCCCACACCGTCGATGCCAAGCGACTGGGCCTGATTCCAGGATGTGGCTTTCACCAACTGGTGCAATGGGATATCGGTCAACTCGACAATGTTGGCAAGGCCTTCGTTGTAGAGCAAAATACTGCCGGCCAAAGCACCTCCGTCCTTGAGTCGGGCTTGTTTGTCTTTAACCACCACATCGAGACCTCCCAGATCGACGATACCTTCATCTATCCATGATCCTCGCATGGAGTCTGTGATCATGACCAATTGCTCGATCGGTTTAACCGTAAAGACCAATTTCAGAAAATCCGGGCAGAGGTGAATGCCGTCGCAGATCAGCTCAATCTTCAGATCTTGATCGAGCAAACCGGTTCCCACCACCCCGATTTCCCGGTGGTGCAGACCCGTCATGGCATTGCCAAAATGGGTCAGGTGGGTCAGGCCGGCTTCCTTGGCCGCCATGATCTCAGCGCTGGTTGAAGAGGTGTGCGCAGCAGATGAACTGATACCGATTTCCTTCGCCTGGCGAATACAATCGCAAGCACCTTCCACATCGGGAGCGATAGAGAAGACCGTGACCGGACAGATATCGTGAATGCGCTTCAGCTCCTCGAAGTTAGGTTTACGCACAAACTGTGGGTTCTGCGCTCCAGCATTCGCCTTGTTAATAAACGGCCCCTCGACGTGTAAGCCGGGAACCTTGGCAAACTCCTGGTTTTCCATGTACTGGGCGCATGTGCCTGCAATTTCCTCGAGCAGATCCTGAGGTTGGGTGAGTGTGGTAGGCAACAAGGTGGTGACACCCTCTTGAAGCTTTTTCATCGCCATGTGGCGCACCGCATCCAAATCGTTATCACAGACATCGGCACGATCCGCACCATGCGAGTGAATATCAATAAAGCCGGGCATCACATAACGCCCACCGGCATCAATGACCTCATCGGCAGCGGGAAGCTCTGCTCCATCGTCATAAATGGCGGTAATTTTACCGGCTTCAAACTCCACGGCTCCTCCCTGGATTTCTACATCCGGGGAAACAACATGCGCATTTGTAATCAACGTTTTCATAGTATGTGATAATTATGATTTCCTAGGTTTTTATTCATCCCGATCCAGAATCATGTCCCGGGATTGCCAAAAATACGAATATCCTGACACGACAGTTAAAACAACCGAGGCCCAGAGGGAAACAGGAAGCAGCCAATGCTCAGGCTTTGATAAATACTGCAACAAAGCGACGAGGGGAGCATCACTTCCCACATCTAAAAAGGTCAGGTGGGTCAAGGCCGTAATGATAAAGGTCAGCTGAAAAGTGGTTTTCCATTTCCCCAATTTATCCGCAGCGAGCACCGTGCCCTTTTCCACCGCAATCTGTCGAATCCCGGTCACCATAAACTCCCGGCAAATGATCAAAGCCGTCACCCACACCGGGCAGAGGCCCTTCGCAGATAGATACACGTAACCAGAACAGACCAGAATCTTATCCGCCAAAGGGTCGAGCAACTTACCGAGTGAAGTCACCAGATTCATCTTCCTCGCCAGATAACCGTCCAACCAGTCGGAGATCGCCCCTAGCACAAAGGCCACCAAGGCAATGGAATACCCGAGCGTCCCTTCAGCCGATGCCGCAGCACAAAACACAGCCGTCAGAATCAGACGAAAAAGGGTGATAAGATTCGGTAAATTCATGAACAACTCAATTTGTAACGGGTTTTAGCCATCCGACAAGCCTCGATCCTCCGCCGGGGAAAGCATGAGCAGAACCTCCAGTCTGACGCAAGTTCGTATTGCTTCCCCGCCGCAGCCGTGGATAATACCGCTTCAACCACAATTCTTGATATGGAAAAATCTGATTTCGGTCTCATTGGCTTGGCAGTCATGGGACAAAACCTAGTTCTCAACGTGGAAAGCCGAGGCTTCCAAGTGTCCGTTTATAACCGAACCACCTCTACAATGGAGGACTTCGTCAACCAGCACCCGGATAAAAACCTGGTTGGATGCCCCACGCTGGAAGACTTTGTCGACAGCCTTGCCAGCCCGCGCAAGATCCAGATCATGGTTCAGGCAGGCAAACCGGTGGATGCCGTCATCGAATCGCTTCTCCCGCTACTGGACAAAGACGACATCATTATCGACGGCGGCAACACGCTCTACACCGATACCGTGCGGCGTGAAAAAGACTTATCGGAAAAAGGCTTCCGCTTTATCGGCGCCGGTGTATCGGGTGGAGAAGAAGGAGCCCTGAAAGGCCCTTCCATCATGCCAGGAGGCCCCTCCAGCACTTGGGAAGTAATGCAACCGATCTTCGAAGCCATCGCCGCCAAGGTCGATGGCGTGCCATGCGTTACCCACATCGGAGAAGGAGGCGCCGGACACTTCGTTAAAATGGTACACAACGGCATCGAATACGGTGACATGCAGCTCATTTGTGAAGCCTACAACATCTTTAAAGCCGCTGGGTTCAGCAACGAAGAACAAGCCGACATCTTTGCCAACTGGAACGACGGAGATCTGGAAAGCTTCTTAATCGAAATCACCGCCAATATCTTCAACCAGAAAGACCCCGAAACCGGCACCGCCATCATC
Encoded here:
- a CDS encoding riboflavin synthase; this translates as MFTGLVEATGKVLSIEPRDEQARITLQIPFASELQDGESVAVNGCCLTVTWHDQHAASFDVLQQTLNVTSLGELTEGRLVNLERAMLAGDRFGGHFVQGHVDDTGEIIDLSPHGGDYRLEIALPAAMMPLCIDKGSLAIDGISLTIAELTEDSAVFWIIPHTMEKTRLNDAEMGQRVNLEADVIAKHVAKLLECRNL
- the nagA gene encoding N-acetylglucosamine-6-phosphate deacetylase, with the protein product MKTLITNAHVVSPDVEIQGGAVEFEAGKITAIYDDGAELPAADEVIDAGGRYVMPGFIDIHSHGADRADVCDNDLDAVRHMAMKKLQEGVTTLLPTTLTQPQDLLEEIAGTCAQYMENQEFAKVPGLHVEGPFINKANAGAQNPQFVRKPNFEELKRIHDICPVTVFSIAPDVEGACDCIRQAKEIGISSSAAHTSSTSAEIMAAKEAGLTHLTHFGNAMTGLHHREIGVVGTGLLDQDLKIELICDGIHLCPDFLKLVFTVKPIEQLVMITDSMRGSWIDEGIVDLGGLDVVVKDKQARLKDGGALAGSILLYNEGLANIVELTDIPLHQLVKATSWNQAQSLGIDGVGKLEPGFCADIVILDKDFGVWKTLVDGEVK
- the gnd gene encoding decarboxylating NADP(+)-dependent phosphogluconate dehydrogenase; the protein is MEKSDFGLIGLAVMGQNLVLNVESRGFQVSVYNRTTSTMEDFVNQHPDKNLVGCPTLEDFVDSLASPRKIQIMVQAGKPVDAVIESLLPLLDKDDIIIDGGNTLYTDTVRREKDLSEKGFRFIGAGVSGGEEGALKGPSIMPGGPSSTWEVMQPIFEAIAAKVDGVPCVTHIGEGGAGHFVKMVHNGIEYGDMQLICEAYNIFKAAGFSNEEQADIFANWNDGDLESFLIEITANIFNQKDPETGTAIIDLIVDKAGQKGTGRWTMMSAVEQAVPLSCIGASVEARILSSLRDQRKTASSILEGPSNQSFELAGMSKEELVEKVRNALYASKIVSYAQGLDLIVKAGKDNGWDLDLGAIARIWRGGCIIRAKFLNRITEAYEANPTLNNLMLAPFFTEILNSGQQDWREVVALAAVNGIPVPSFSGSLSYYDSYRAERLPANLLQAQRDFFGAHTYERLDKPEGEFFHTEDWPELID
- a CDS encoding PEP-CTERM sorting domain-containing protein, with translation MKRLSLIGLATAGMLHTISAASIYTYDMEANVGSAGTLLSSDGWIGGDLAGWQTGSFSGDLYSRNTNDGDNTITRPNDAQFSFHIPAGSTFVRFEVTGRMGAGFFQLGLSQGSSTPVGFGADFNNNDKYFILDGSTRHYESGNSYSSDSIKTVRLDLDLVAGTADLILDPNGGNTIVIDDRSVSNSVTSADSLYIRNNTRYNGPSTITITVIPEPSSTALLGVGAFAVLMLRRR
- a CDS encoding metallophosphoesterase family protein, encoding MMTRRKSLHTMAGAALAWSVSPTMAAKLRVPTKPLCFGLIADVHIGFIEGAEQRLASFLAAMKQVNPDALVQLGDFAYPNAKHQASADTLNAAHEKVIHVIGNHDLDHGLKRQDAVKAWGMPGRYYAMEVQGVKVIVLDGNDRGSPTYSSHGGYHCYIGPDQQKWLEHELKVADVPVVVFSHQALAGHGSIDNAEDLQTILSEHQEKVLLAVNGHSHLDAHLEIRGVHYVHLNSASYYWVGGKRRLLTYRDPLFATLTIDFSKMAVKIEGRESRWLDDSPEEIGYFKDKKRAGMKNLVQPKISSRSW
- the pgsA gene encoding CDP-diacylglycerol--glycerol-3-phosphate 3-phosphatidyltransferase encodes the protein MNLPNLITLFRLILTAVFCAAASAEGTLGYSIALVAFVLGAISDWLDGYLARKMNLVTSLGKLLDPLADKILVCSGYVYLSAKGLCPVWVTALIICREFMVTGIRQIAVEKGTVLAADKLGKWKTTFQLTFIITALTHLTFLDVGSDAPLVALLQYLSKPEHWLLPVSLWASVVLTVVSGYSYFWQSRDMILDRDE
- a CDS encoding phospholipase D-like domain-containing protein, yielding MKRQIRLWRQRVARELTGESVSGISPNNQISLYFDGDEAYEAMLRTIATAKYSIHLEIYMFLSDTTGSRFAHALADKARQGVPVRVIYDAIGSSAASEALWSAMREAGVELIEYRPVWFWKKGAGILGRNHRKNLIIDSRIAFTGGMNIGDAWSVKASGNKAWRDTQIKIKGPAAHDINALFIDSWNHCSETQITPPRPQDLTSTPNKAHTNNKQETNGSRCMVIGSRGLGNRKHIRKLYSVHLDQAKRSVSMTVPYFVPPRRLRHAMYRACQRGVSISLLVPRDSDIRVVDWLREGLYPRLLNRGISVREYLGPTLHAKTMVLDDHTAIIGSSNFDIFSVHMNRETAVVVFDETIAEAINHQWKLDLKQSATVQSNWQGLRPWWRLAISKIGCFLIRRL
- a CDS encoding putative Na+/H+ antiporter; amino-acid sequence: MSKPFLSILLMMFALCGPAVYAAGGGHEVEQPAFKTSMDNFAAEEKAKGLTEIGERLSYRVEQEPFLLVASIIFVCAIIHTFFAVPLTKYAHQVQHDHDARVRRKREAEGKKTTARDLVSFKATFLHFFGEIEAIFGIWVIALIAAIASFYDVSSAENYIKTVNFTEPMFVVVIMALASTRPVLRFAEACLGFFARWGKETPAAWWLSIMIVAPILGSFITEPGAMTIAAMLLAKKFYSLKPTAKFAYATIGLLFVNVSVGGVLTNFAAPPVLMVASKWDLSSMDMMMHYGDKAIIGIITSTLLYYFFFRKELNSMSGKLEDHNEDGKGDLQENNHPVPLWVTISHLGFMAWTVYFSHTPAMFIGGFLFFLAFRQATEHHQTEVMLRGPILVGFFLAGLVIHGGLQGWWLAPLLTSGLGEWPLFVGSVVLTSFNDNAAITFLASQVDGLGPTLKYAVLAGAVSGGGLTVIANAPNPAGQALLGRFFGDGVSPGKLLMGALIPTVIVSIYMMCIPDPGIKDIFGEDKKALKQMKEELNQPLPDASESH